In Zingiber officinale cultivar Zhangliang chromosome 3B, Zo_v1.1, whole genome shotgun sequence, a single window of DNA contains:
- the LOC121967833 gene encoding uncharacterized protein LOC121967833, giving the protein MKEFKLIGLKSHDCHIFMERLIPIAFKELLPNFVWGTITELSIFLHDISSTVLRYSQMEKLERDIPIILCNLERIFPPSFFDSMEHLLVHLPYEAKVGGPVHFRWMYPFERFLYHLKKKVKNKAHVEASIVNAYIVEEVTTFASYYFEPHIQTKRRRPGRNDEGPIDPNTNIFSIFNYLGRPSGQCKQRYLTDQEWRAAQTYVLLNCPEVSPYFEIFQNLYSDMPTLEFDRFCDQEFAPWFKSYVSNFYLVF; this is encoded by the exons ATGAAGGAATTCaaattgattggtttgaaaaGTCACGATTGTCATATATTTAtggaaagacttattccaattgcttttaaggaactcttaccaaatTTTGTATGGGGTACAATTACGGAGTTAAGCATTTTCCTTCATGATATTTCCTCAACAGTTTTGAGATATTCACAGATGGAGAAGTTAGAAAGAGACATTCCAATTATTTTGTGTAATTTAGAAAGAATctttccaccttcattttttgattcaatggaacatcttttggttcacttgccatacgaggccaaagttggaggaccagtccattttcgatggatgtatccatttgaaag AtttttatatcatttgaagaaaaaagtaaaaaataaggcacatgttgaagcctctattgttaatgcatacattgtggaggaagtaacaacttttgcatcGTATTATTTTGAGCCTCACATTCAGACCAAAAGACGAAGACCTGGAAGAAATGATGAAGGTCCTATTGATCCCAATACGAacatattctcaatttttaatTATCTTGGTCGACCGAGTGGACAATGTAAGCAAAGATATTTAACTGATCAAGAATGGCGAGCAGCCCAGACATATGTTTTACTtaattgtccagaagtatcacCATATTTCGA gatttttcaaaacttgtatTCTGATATGCCAACACTAGAGTTTGATCGTTTCTGCGATCAAGAATTTGCACcttggttcaaatcatatgtaagtaattTTTACCTTGTATTCTAA
- the LOC121968641 gene encoding sister chromatid cohesion protein DCC1-like — MEGQQEWGGGDGGGAESVLSLGPGSSISIRYHPLFGVHDDLLLLEADEALLPDILNNRVSIRGDKDEDAVLCTPSATYIMKFVGTSNSVYLIPPGKPNHKDTFSDSEPNTSAIQEAVSSVLKVAPNIMELVLVAPRLDKLKALLNEKHYTLNEDLEVESLSNHGLYKWQDLLEQIQASEQELRDGLKSLSAVEIDGFWRIIDEKTMEEMLYMLLNNSILHEWQLNALKEDEVISVMEADGYPSRITRHCLDTFGSMTESSSGSKLWSLDEKRVCVCFALKTLKEGMMKLESFLHKWKHGIPPAMCTDLKMLEGEVLFEKLGIETWIRAFRVSALPSSPAERFASLFKERPKWEWKDLEPYIRDLRVPGLSSEGLLIKYTRRTQPSAEVEPIFSAK, encoded by the exons ATGGAAGGACAGCAGGAATGGGGGggcggcgacggcggcggcgCTGAATCTGTGCTTAGTCTCGGACCAGGCTCCTCCATCTCCATCCGTTACCATCCCCTTTTCGGAGTCCATGACGATCTCCTTCTCCTCGAGGCCGATGAAGCCCTCCTCCCTGATATCCTCAACAACag AGTTTCTATCCGAGGAGACAAGGATGAGGATGCTGTGCTTTGCACTCCTTCAGCAACTTACATCATGAAATTCGTAGGCACATCCAATTCTGTGTATTTAATACCCCCAGGGAAGCCTAATCATAAAGATACATTCAGTGACAGTGAACCTAATACTTCAGCAATACAAGAAGCTGTGTCATCGGTGTTAAAAGTGGCACCAAACATCATGGAGTTGGTTCTAGTTGCCCCACGACTAGACAAACTGAAAGCCCTCCTTAATGAGAAGCATTACACACTTAACGAGGATTTGGAAGTCGAATCCCTGTCTAACCATGGCCTATATAAATGGCAAGACCTCCTTGAGCAGATTCAGGCTAGCGAACAAGAGCTGAGGGATGGATTGAAGTCCCTCTCAGCTGTAGAGATAGATGGATTCTGGAGGATCATTGATGAGAAGACCATGGAAGAAATGCTATACATGCTCTTAAACAACTCGATCTTGCATGAGTGGCAGCTAAATGCACTCAAGGAAGATGAGGTAATCTCGGTCATGGAAGCCGATGGATATCCTAGCAGAATTACCCGGCATTGCCTTGACACATTTGGATCTATGACAGAAAGCAGCTCAGGTAGCAAACTATGGAGCTTAGATGAGAAAAGGGTCTGTGTGTGTTTTGCcttgaaaactttaaaagaaGGAATGATGAAGTTGGAAAGTTTCTTACACAAATGGAAGCATGGTATTCCTCCCGCGATGTGCACCGACTTGAAGATGCTCGAGGGTGAAGTGTTATTCGAAAAGCTCGGCATTGAAACTTGGATCCGTGCTTTCAGAGTCTCAGCTCTTCCATCATCCCCTGCTGAACGCTTTGCATCTCTCTTTAAGGAGAGGCCAAAATGGGAATGGAAAGATTTGGAGCCATACATCAG GGATTTGAGGGTGCCAGGTCTTTCTTCAGAAGGCTTGCTGATCAAGTACACAAGAAGAACACAGCCAAGTGCAGAAGTTGAACCCATTTTCAGTGCAAAGTAA